The following are encoded in a window of Numida meleagris isolate 19003 breed g44 Domestic line chromosome 13, NumMel1.0, whole genome shotgun sequence genomic DNA:
- the SNN gene encoding stannin: MSITDHSPTTGVVTVIVILIAIAALGALILGCWCYLRLQRISQSEDEESIVGEGETKEPFLLVQYSAKGPCVERKAKLTPNGTEVHS; this comes from the coding sequence ATGTCTATCACAGATCACAGCCCCACCACGGGAGTGGTGACTGTTATCGTTATCTTGATTGCAATTGCAGCTCTTGGTGCCTTGATACTGGGCTGCTGGTGTTACCTGCGGCTGCAGAGGATCAGCCAGTCTGAAGATGAGGAAAGCATCGTGGGCGAAGGAGAAACCAAAGAGCCCTTTCTTCTGGTGCAGTACTCTGCTAAAGGACCTTGCGTAGAGAGGAAAGCGAAGCTAACTCCAAATGGCACAGAAGTACATAGCTAA